In Phacochoerus africanus isolate WHEZ1 chromosome 2, ROS_Pafr_v1, whole genome shotgun sequence, one DNA window encodes the following:
- the CHAC1 gene encoding glutathione-specific gamma-glutamylcyclotransferase 1 isoform X1, producing the protein MEGLPSRRPVPVSVPTARRLTQSEAPLLHAGAGETSPAVASLLKVCYRGGAEPISRRAGPGTGRAVTHSEGSAVNRAEKSEGDWPEEICPAPITAAAGKGRWGFLAGGFKGCLGPGPAAGATKRCQARCARPSVLPCPRRRPAPEAARARPCARHHEARVCSPEHPASLTVPLAAPPGRQRPPSVVDFRPGRVVTLLEDREGCTWGVVYQVRGEQVNEALKYLNVREAVLGGYDTKEVTFYPQDSPDQPLKALAYVATPQNPGYLGPAPEKAIATQILACRGFSGHNLEYLLRLADFMQLCGPQAQDEHLAAIVDAVGTMLPCFCPTEQALALV; encoded by the exons ATGGAGGGGCTGCCATCGAGACGGCCGGTGCCCGTGTCCGTGCCCACTGCCCGCCGCCTGACGCAATCCGAGGCACCCTTGCTGCATGCGGGAGCTGGGGAAACCTCCCCCGCCGTTGCATCACTCCTCAAGGTTTGCTACAGAGGTGGAGCTGAACCAATCAGCCGGAGAGCTGGGCCCGGGACAGGCCGCGCAGTTACCCACTCAGAGGGCTCCGCGGTTAACCGAGCAGAAAAGTCCGAAGGTGATTGGCCAGAAGAGATTTGTCCCGCCCCAATAACCGCGGCAGCTGGCAAAGGTAGGTGGGGCTTCCTGGCCGGAGGGTTTAAAGGGTGCCTCGGACCGGGCCCCGCAGCTGGAGCGACCAAGCGGTGCCAGGCCAGGTGTGCGCGTCCGTCGGTCCTTCCGTGCCCCCGCCGGAGACCAGCCCCGGAGGCCGCCCGGGCCCGTCCCTGTGCCCGGCACCATGAAGCAAGAGTCTGCAGCCCAGAACACCCCGCCAGCCTCACCGTACCCCTCGCCGCACCCCCAGGACGACAGCGACCCCCAAGCGTTGTGGATTTTCGG CCTGGTCGTGTGGTAACCCTCCTTGAAGATCGTGAG ggctgcacttggggcgtAGTGTACCAGGTGCGTGGAGAGCAGGTGAATGAGGCCCTGAAGTACCTGAATGTGCGGGAGGCAGTGCTCGGTGGCTATGACACCAAGGAGGTCACCTTCTACCCTCAAGATAGCCCTGACCAACCACTCAAGGCACTGGCCTACGTGGCCACCCCGCAGAACCCTGGTTACCTGGGCCCTGCACCCGAGAAGGCCATCGCTACACAGATCCTGGCCTGCCGAGGCTTCTCTGGCCACAACCTCGAGTACTTGCTACGCCTGGCGGACTTCATGCAGCTCTGTGGGCCCCAGGCACAGGACGAGCACCTGGCAGCCATCGTGGATGCTGTAGGAACCATGCTGCCCTGCTTCTGCCCCACTGAGCAGGCTTTGGCACTGGTCTGA
- the CHAC1 gene encoding glutathione-specific gamma-glutamylcyclotransferase 1 isoform X2: MKQESAAQNTPPASPYPSPHPQDDSDPQALWIFGYGSLVWRPDFAYSDSRVGFVRGYSRRFWQGDTFHRGSDKMPGRVVTLLEDREGCTWGVVYQVRGEQVNEALKYLNVREAVLGGYDTKEVTFYPQDSPDQPLKALAYVATPQNPGYLGPAPEKAIATQILACRGFSGHNLEYLLRLADFMQLCGPQAQDEHLAAIVDAVGTMLPCFCPTEQALALV; this comes from the exons ATGAAGCAAGAGTCTGCAGCCCAGAACACCCCGCCAGCCTCACCGTACCCCTCGCCGCACCCCCAGGACGACAGCGACCCCCAAGCGTTGTGGATTTTCGGGTACGGCTCCCTGGTGTGGAGGCCCGACTTCGCCTACAGCGACAGCCGGGTGGGCTTCGTGCGCGGCTACAGCCGCCGCTTCTGGCAGGGAGACACCTTCCATCGGGGCAGTGACAAGATG CCTGGTCGTGTGGTAACCCTCCTTGAAGATCGTGAG ggctgcacttggggcgtAGTGTACCAGGTGCGTGGAGAGCAGGTGAATGAGGCCCTGAAGTACCTGAATGTGCGGGAGGCAGTGCTCGGTGGCTATGACACCAAGGAGGTCACCTTCTACCCTCAAGATAGCCCTGACCAACCACTCAAGGCACTGGCCTACGTGGCCACCCCGCAGAACCCTGGTTACCTGGGCCCTGCACCCGAGAAGGCCATCGCTACACAGATCCTGGCCTGCCGAGGCTTCTCTGGCCACAACCTCGAGTACTTGCTACGCCTGGCGGACTTCATGCAGCTCTGTGGGCCCCAGGCACAGGACGAGCACCTGGCAGCCATCGTGGATGCTGTAGGAACCATGCTGCCCTGCTTCTGCCCCACTGAGCAGGCTTTGGCACTGGTCTGA